The genomic window ATGTGAAAATGATCATGAAGGAGACCAATAAgcaaaagagacaaagacaaTGGGAAGGCAGAATCAGAATGAAGAGGATCTGATGCTCTTACATCCTTAATCATACCCCAACTTATTCACTACTACCAATTATAAATAAAGTCGCAATACTATATGGAATCATTGAAGGGACCAAACCCAAATAAAGTTATATAGACTTATTTTTAGCTTTTATAATGAACGTTTAAATAATTTAGGAGATGAGTGATTTAAAGCAATGGTGGTGGGTTCATAGCTGGCATGTCCTGATCTTGTCTCTCCCAAGTCTGACCCCatcccttttttttcttcctttacaaaaaaaagaatgtaaattaaagttttatttattctgAAATAGACTTTTTGTTGAACTCGTTAATCGTTATATCAACTCTCTTTTACGGTTATTCACGTAAAGAGTGTGTATTACGATTATTTAATCTTGTAATGACCAAATCAAAgtacaaataatatattaaataattttataactcTTGATTGGTTCTTTTCCCATAAGTCTAATCTTAAAtattaaatccaaaaacattgTTGATTGCCAATCCAAATTTATCCCCAAGTCTCTAATCGAATCTTGTGATTTGAGACCATCGGTCAAAGAAGTGATTTATCAGGAATTTTGGGAAAGTGTCTTCGTCTCTACAAACTTAGAAAAGGACCCTTCATGCCTTCACCACCTCATGTTCTTCTTTTATGTAACGAAAAACAatcattttccattttttaaaatatagtagCATTTAAGAATCTAGTTCCAATTTCCTTTGACAATTTACTTCACCATAAGAGGAAAAGCTATCATCAAAGATTTGGTTTCTGTCTCGTCGTCTCTGAAGCTCATTCAAAGTTCgataataatataattcaGAGATATAAAAAAGTAGATGtcttgtttgttatataagaAAGAAGTAGCCATTGTTCGGAACAGAACAGGGAGCTCCTAAAGGCTAATATCTATAGAATCTGCTTTTCATTACAGACATTGAAGTACTCAAACACTACTCTTGCTGTCAGGGATTACTTGCAGAAGGATACCTGCAGTGCAAATGACGAGTAAGCAAACACTAGATTTTGAGATAACCAATCAAATGGCGGATTAACAACAGTTTAGTATCAGCAAACCTGTAAAGATTTGTGTCTGAGCCGTTCAACGGCTGTGCATAGTTCATAACGGGTGAGTTTGGCCACGGTGTATATGAAGCCACGTTATGAGTAAAGGGACTCAAAGCAGGGTTAAGCGGATGCCCATAGTTTAGGTTGGCTTGATGACCTCTTGGCATATGCGGGAAAAACCCATCGTGAAACGGAATATGGATTGGCATTGGACTGAAGCTTTGGCCAGACGGCATAACCCTAACGTACCTACGAACAAGAAAAAGACCTTTAGATTTAAGAGTGAACACCAATTAGTTTTGTTGAATATCACCATTAAAGAGATTGAAAGGTTTACCTGTAGGCCGGATCCACGACATACCTGTCATAGCTCCTGTCATAATCCGGGTCATATCgatctttctctctatctctgaTAATGGCTACTCGAGAAGTCCGTCCAGAGTCTCGAGTAACAGCATCGACAGGACTATTATTAACCGCCACTTCAGTCTCATTCCGGTTTATACATGTGTTTCTCACTTCAAGAGAGGGAGGTCGTAGTGATGAAGAATCTTCAGAGTCGGAACTGCTAGGACTATTAAAGATCCGAGCGCGAGCTTTATCATACTCTTCCTTTCTCTCCTCAACACTTCTCAAAAGATTCTGCTGTACTCCTGATCCGCTACCCCCACAACCAGATCCTCTCTTGGGTCTAGGCTTGATAGCGATTTTGAAACCCTCGGGTCTACCATTCTCAGGTTGTTTCACAGGGATTTCGGATAAGCAGACATAAGGAAATCTACTTTCCGCTGTCTTCGTCACGAGGATTCTGTTATCGGATCCATCTCCTGCACCAGTACCATTGTCCAAAGCCATGGTTACTAGTCCATAATGCTGAGCAACTCGATGTGCAGCAAGACGCAGGTACGATGTTGGAAAAGGCGGGAATTCGAACTGAAGCTGCTCAGGGTTTTGAAAGAACTTCTGTATATCAAGCTCCATTCGCAAAACTAAAGAAACACACaccaaccaacaaaaaaagaagcaaccTTTTAAGCACCCATCAACCACATTTTAAGAGAATCTTTCCAGATACAGTAATTAAACTCTAACATGTTCATGAGGATTCAGATTGAGCTAAAAAGACAAGTGATTATGATTTGGGTCATAGAGCAATCAAGAGGATTGGTAATAGTCATGGATCtaatcaaaccctaattacCAAAACATTAACTATAATTGAACCAAACACAGGATCGAGAATTAGAGAAACTCATAATTGTCCCCCAATTCTATGAAACCCTAGAAAAGTACCAGGAAATGAAATGACCAAAATCAGATCAAACACAACAGAGAGAAAGCAAAATCGAATCGtgggaaagagagaaaattgaCTAACTGGTGAGACGATGACGAGGATTTTGAAGAGCCTCGACCAGAAAAGGATCCACCATAGCTTCCTTCTCGGTCATAGAAGCcataaagatgaagaaaagcctcgtatctctctctccttctctgcTTTGTGTCTTATGAAtcctttgttctttgtttcacCGGAGATTAGAAGAGAAAACACatcaaggaaacaaaaaggaGACAATTTCTGATGAGCATTTtctgagagagaagagaagagacgCGAAACGATGAGGGTGAAGGAGATGAAAAGACTTTCTCGACCTTTATCTCTCTCAAATCGCAATCAAGTGGGGAAGAGAATAATACGAAAGTTGCTTCctttcctgtttttttttattcattcatttttctctgtgtttttttcttgagtTAATTTGTCGGactttttgaatattttatgttaataCAGTGTGACATTTTTTAATCGAGAAGTGGGTTTTGTAAAGTTGATTTTGGTGGAATCATAAAAGTATAATGTTTGGTTGGTGTCACATTTCATTTTTCCATGGTGCATCGTTCTGAACaattttgtcaaacaaatatCAATGCACCGAAAAACAAAGTATCTTCTCCCCAAGTATAATTAGCGTAGGAAATGTTGCAGTGTAATCTTATCACTGAATTAGGAGCAGTTAATCTCGAACGTTACGTAATCTACTTAATGGATCTTAAATGCATGATATGGTCTAAACTTAAAGCTACTAATTCATGGCTATTCACTTTTTCAAGCGTGGTTTACTATGTTTTGTGGGTTGCGTGGTCAATTCTCtctaatatttttacattAGTAAATTTCCAAATGAAACACGTCTATAATCAATCCATTGGAATGCCTAAAAATCTAGTTGTTGTTATCTAGAGTTgacagaaaagagaaataaaataaaatttatttgaaggACATTTAATGtgaagatattttgtttggatttacTTCCTTATTAAGATGATATTGTTGGTCAAAATTAAACGTAGTTTccataaaagtaaaaatactCCAAAAACGGCTCCGTAGACAATCTTCACCACATCCTACATGGCCCTTACTGATTGGATACAACGATGGCTTTAACTCCACGCGCCAATGTCTTAAAACCTTCTCTTGCATAATAACGTGAATAGCCTTTGAACttgttcctcttctctctttttttggttttcaataaCCTTAAACttacctctctctctcgaaaATGGCGATCTCACCGGTACTATTCATTGGTTTGATTTACCTCGCCGGCGGTGGCTCTCTTTTTCCGGGGGTGGAGGCAATATGGTTAACGGTTCCAGAATCAGGAGAGAGATGCGTCTACGAAGAGATCCAAGCCAACGTGGTCGTTGTCCTTGATTACATTTGCATCGACGATGCTTTCACTCAACTTGGTCCAACATTAGATGTTCGGGTTTGTACATCAACCATATATACTCCATTTTTTCTTCGTAAATTTCATGCATCCGGGAAAATTTCGTTACTGTGTGGTCAAACGTTATATATTTGAGATAGAAATAATTTGACTACGAGTTAAGATCACTCAAATTAGAGATCGAAAATCAACATTAAACTGCTGATAGATTTGTATAGGAAAAATCAATTAGTTAACCACAAAATTCACATGAACTTTTCTACCAAGAGATTTCGGATTAATAGATTGAGAAAATAAGggttaatttggtttataaGTTGTCTATAGTTGGAGTGAAAATATAGTATAAACTTGTGTGTGTTGATATATGCCTTGGTTAAAATGTATAGGTAACATCTCCATATGGGAAGGAACTGTACAAGATAGCAAACGTGACACACGGTCAGGCTGCGTTTACAACGAGCGAGAGTGGAACATTCTTAGCTTGTTTAGCAATGCATCACGACCAGTCACATCACTCAGTCAATAGCTCTGTTATCGTCAGTCTTGATTGGAAGATGGGTATCAGAGCCAAAGACTGGGATTCTGTtgctaaaaaagaaaagatcgaGGCAAGTCCTTCATTTCCAATTctaatatatgattataataatctaaaaaaacacatgtaaTTGAATATATGGTTCCAGGGTGTGGAGCTTGAGATTCGAAGATCTACAGAATACGCAAGTGCTATTAGGGCCAACATACTCTATTTGAGAATCAGGTTATTAATAACTTTCATATCAATCTTACGTATATATGTGGAATACGCAAAAAAGGATTTAATTAAGAttctcttataaaaaaatggtgCAGGGAAGCATATATGAGGGAAATAAACGAGAAGACAAACACGAGGGTCAATCAGCTCGGCTTAATGTCTTTAGGAGTAGCTATTGTCGTTTCGATTAGTCAAGTTTTGTATCTCAAACGATACTTCCtcaaaaagaagcttattTAACTTCATTCTACaacattatattattatatattttagaaaaaaattgcAGTCTTGTGGCTCTTTTGGGACTAACTTTaccaaatcaataaaaaaacacatgcTTTTGTGCAtcatatagtatttttatCTACTGATCACAAGAAACTTCATAGAATCATATGGACCAAGAATAGCATAAGTATATACATGCATGGCAGTctaatttatctatatatcaaCGTTAAATCTTTTACAATTGAGACTTAATTGGTACACCATTTACAAAGTATTTTGCTAATGAATGTCAACGGCAAATGATCATGATTGACGTTATTAGGTCGTTTTGGGACATCAATGTCCAACGACAGCTTAGAAGTGGGATTCATAAATTCAAAACTGTTAACATAACTActgtaattttcttatttgtacTCTCATTAGCTTTTGATAATATGACCAATAACGCCAATTCTCCGTGGCGGGGACGTAACGCGTATGTTTAGTTTGGTTGCCGAGAGGTTGAGATGCTAGTTATGGGTTTTGTATGAGTTTCGGGATGTATTATCTCACACAAAAAGTTTGTATCGTGGAAGTCCCTTGATCGAAGATTAACATTTCTAATAAAGTTTAGCGGTGTAGAACTGCCCACGCCTCTGTGTATACGATTTAAAAGGTATTGAATCtaaaattttgagattttattttttactttttgtttcaaactaaaatatatattagtcatattttctaattaagaATCTAATAAAGCTCAGCAGTCTAGACCCGTCCACGCGTCTATGTATACACAATTTAAAAGGTATTGAATCcaaaaatttgagattttatattttttactttttgtttcaaactaaaatttatgtttttttttttggtaagccAAGGGAGACAATGTCTCCCAAGATTTATGTTAGTCATACTTTCTACGTGATTATCTAATAAATCTCGTTTATCTAAACCTGTCCACACGTTGACAACGGTTTATCATCAAATCTCCAAACCTCTAAAAACATTGGGGGTTcggagttaaaaaaaaagcaagaaaaaagagagatagtgAGCGTAAGTGAAAACAGCCATGGAAGAGGTAAAGGGGAAAAGAACCATCAGTAACACTTGGAAACTTGTTACAAGGTCCCAAACTGACCCCTTTGAAGGAATGCCTCTGCATCTGAAAGAGAAGATTCTCATGAAATTGAAGGCCAAAATCATATCGACGTTCATCCTCCTTTCCAAGTCCTGGTCATCGATAGTCCTTAACAAAGATTTCACCAACATGTATTTGATAATAAAgttctttgaatctttgaaTCGACCACGTCTTCTTTTGGCAGTCGACGATCGAGAAATAAATATGCAGTTCTTCCACTCTTGCTCTCGAGAGGATCCATCTTCTGATCATCAAACGGTTGGCTGTTACCCTGATTCGTATCCGCGTATCTGGTATGACTTTTCTCCACCTGTTCGTGGCTTGATCTGCTGTCTAAACAATTCTACTAAAGTGGTAATTGGAAATCCTACTACTTGTCAATTTGAAACTTTACCGAGAGTCAGAACCAAAATATACCAAGAAATATTTCCCTTCTTTGGATACGATCATGTTAAGGATGAATACAAAGTCTTGTGCATGACGATATCGGATGAGTACTATAGTAGATCAGGAAATATTGTGTCCAAGGAGCATAAAGTTTTCACTCTAGGATGTAAACAGAAGAAATGGAGAATGATCGAATGTACGATTAATCATTATCTTACTCCTGGAACTCAAGGAATATTTAGCAATGGGGTTATCTATTACTTCGCTAGGGTCAATGATGATCAGTCGCTAATGTGCTTTGTTGTGGGGTCTGAAAAGTTTAGTGTCGTTGAGTTACCGAGGCCGGCCGTCGAAGTTCTAGCGAACTACGGCGAAAAGATAGCTGTAACGAATTTGTTATATGCTAGTAATGATAGACTTTTTGTATGGATTCTAGAAGATGCCAGCAAACAAGAATGGTCAAACTTTTGTGTCTTGGTTCCTTCTTGGGTAGATATATAGATTTCGACCATTCAGCTTCACGGGTATACTTGGAACCGGCGAGCTTATATTTACACCGGGCTTAAAGCGTGGCCCCTTCTATTTACTGTGTTACGATCTCAAGGAACACACAGCTAGAAAAATCTGCTTCAAAAGAATTGGTTATTATACTTCTTTGAAAGTCTTTTTGGATCATGTAGAGAATCCTATGGTTCTGCCAAAGATAAGGCAATCGGTTGGTGATGAGTTCTTTGGTGTTGCATGAactaatctctcttctttcttttcttatttttcaagtttcaattAAGTGGTCggatattatttgtttaagaCTAGTTCTTATTGGATTTGATGGTCACCCATTGGTTAGTCTTTTGATCAATGGATATTTATGTCTGTGGAATATTGTAAtgcaatgttttttttctcaacatcTTTGGAATGCAATGTTTATGacttaacaagaaaaatgtttatgaCTTGATTATAATAATCTCTGGTTTTGTGCGGAGCTTATACAGCTTcggttttcttcttatttgatttcttttgggGAGAACAAAGAGTTTTGTGTTTGGCTAGATGGatctttatcatcattttgGTCGccttttgaattttatttcataaagaAATCttatgtataagaaaataaaactaatatcGATTCTGAAATAGCAAAAATACCTCAATATTTTCACTAAATCATAAAACGAACTACATTCATCATACAACACATTGTAACATTTCACCATTAATTTCTTAACCCAAGCAACAAGCCAATAAGTagatagtttttgtttgactaaACATACACACGTGTTCGGAGTTTGATGTACACGCGCTGACTGCGCGTGGATGTAATATAATCTTAATTCTTAAGTATATTCGTCGACGTTGCCTTGTTCCAAAGTTATAAACCGTGTGGAACCATCGAGAAGCGAAGCCAGAATAAATTTTCGAATCCTCCGACGATGACGGAATCAACATCCGTGGTTGCTCCTCCGCCGGAGATACCTAATCTGAACCCTAGCATGTTTTCTGAGTCcgatttgttttctattccGCCGCTAGATCCTCTTTTCCTATCTGATTCTGATCCGATTTCAATGGATGCGCCAATCTCCGATCTCGACTTCTTACTCGACGATGAGAACGGAGATTTcgctgattttgatttctcgtTTGATAATTCTGATGATTTCTTCGATTTCGATTTATCGGAGCCCGCGGTGGTGATCCCTGAGGAGATCGGTAACAATCGTTCGAATTTGGACTCATCGGAAAACAGAAGCGGCGATGGAGGTTTAGAAGGAAGATCTGAGTCTGTTCATTCACAGGTTTCATCTCAAGGCTCCAAGACTTTTGTGTCCGACACCGTTGACGCATCATCCTCCCCTGAATCAAGCAATCACCAGAAATCTTCTGTtagcaagaggaagaaggaaaatggaGACTCCAGTGGCGAATTAAGGAGCTGCAAGTACCAAAAGTCCGATGATAAATCAGTCGCTACGAACAACGAAggtgatgatgacgacgacaAGAGGAAGTTGATAAGGCAGATTAGGAACCGTGAAAGTGCTCAGCTTTCGAGGTTGAGGAAGAAGCAACAAACTGAGGAGCTtgaaagaaaagtgaagagTATGAATGCTACCATTGCTGAATTGAATGGTAAGATTGCTTATGTTATGGCTGAGAATGTCGCTTTAAGGCAACAAATGGCTGTTGCTTCTGGTGCTCCTCCTATGAATCCTTATATGGCTGCCCCGCCTTTACCGTATCAATGGATGCCGTATCCGCCGTATCCTGTTAGGGGATATGGATCACAGACACCTTTGGTTCCCATTCCTAAGTTAAATCCTAAGCCTGTCTCGAGTTGTAGACCGAAGAAGGCAGAGAGTAAGAAGAATGAGGGTAAAAGTAAGCTCAAGAAGGTTGCTAGTATTAGTTTTATTGgaattctcttctttgtcttcttgtttggtACATTGGTTCCTTTTATGAATGTAAATTTTGGAGGAGAACGTGGAAGCTTTGGCGGTTTGTCTAAATATGATGGCCACCGGTATTACGATGAACATAAGGGGAGGGTTTTAATGGTCGGCGATGGTTCTGATGTTAGAAGAAATAGTGGAATTTCTGAAGGAAATATCCATTCTAGTAGGATTAGTCATGGTGAGAGAGATAGTTGTGGAGGAGTAGATTATAATGCTCATCCGAAAGTAGAAGGACGACCAAGTTCGTTGAGCAATGCCAGTGATCCtctctttgcttctctctATGTCCCAAGAAACGATGGGCTTGTGAAGATCGATGGGAACTTGATAATTCACTCTGTTTTGGCGAGCGAGAAAGCAAGGGGTTTAGGAAAGAAGAATATCACTGAAACagtaaaaactaaagaacCGGATTTGACCATTCCTGGTGCACTGTCTTCTGCATTAGCTGTTCCGGGGGTAAGAGGAAATGCAGCAATGCTTCCGCATTCAACAGCTCTCTCTTCTGAAGGGAAAAGACTTCACCAATGGTTTCATGAAGGTGGCTCAGGTAATTCTTGTTCTCTATGTAGTTTCTACTAAATGGAGTGATCTGGATTTTCAACTCTACATTGCATTCTCTTGCAGGGCCACTAATGGATTACAGCATGTGCACCGAGGTTTTCCAGTTTGATATTGCTCCTGGTGCTATAGTCCCGTCATCAGTCTCCAGCATTTCTGCGGAGCATCTCCAAAATGTCACTACCCACGGCAAGAGAATGAAGAACAGGAGAATCCTTGAGGGACTTCCTGTTTCACTTGTGGCGTCAGAGCTCAATATCACCGGAACCCAGCCAAACAAAGACGCTCAAAATAAGACCTTTAatggaaacactaacaaaccCACATCATCATCCTCCATGGTTGTCTCAGTGTTACTTGATCCAAGAGAGGTCGTTGACTCTGAAACCGACAGAGTGGTTCCCCCAAACCCAAAATCACTTTCCCGGATCTTTGTGGTGGTGCTTCTTGACAGTGTCAAGTACGTTACCTACTCATGCGTTCTTCCTCGATCGGGTCTCCATCTCGTAGCCACCTGATTTGAGCTACTCAGATCTTGACCTTAAGTAGGCGAACATTGACTTGTTTATACATACAGACcttgttgactttttttccCTGTGTTGTATAACTCTTATGTTCtaaggttttggattttaattttgagataAGCATAAAGTGGAATCCTTGTTTTAAAGGCATTTCCAATAGCTTTAGGCTGTATAATACATCCGATGGTTGCAGAACTTTTCTAATTTAGAAGatataatatacaaaagaagCTCTTAGAGCATATATATTCAATTGGGACTTAAGTAGAAGGCTGCACCCTTTTGTGCAGCATCATTCTATAACAACTCTTCCGGTTCTGTATCTAGTTTCCATATGAATTcattttatacatttaaaagttttgagtACTCTGTCGATACAGTTTACTAGACATGTTAATGTCGTTATTCATGAAGCCAGGCCACTATCAGCATGAGAAGGACAATCCATGGCATAGCTGGTAAAACCTCAATCGCTGCTGCCAAAcacagaaagaagaaggcatTTGATTAGAATTGGGAGTCTATGATTTGATATATCTTTGCTAAATTGGAAGACTTTAAGTAGCAACTTACATGAAGAGGACTGCGGTTGAGGATGAGCAACTTCGTTTGCATGTGGTTCCCGTGGTTCCGTTATGGGTGGTTGAGCTGCATGGGCAAACACCACATGTGGTAGAGGGGCAGAGATTGGAACTATATGAGACTTGGCTGCAGAAATTGGGGCCGGTGAGTGCAGCTGATGATGTGGTGCCCCAGCAGAAGGAGCAGGCGCAGGTGTGGATGAAAACTGCACGCGTTTCTCCTTGAAATGTACTCTATTCCCTGGGTTGCAGGGTGGAGGTGCAGATGGAGCTCTCTTACGGCTTCTGTGAGGAGCAGGAGAGGCCACAGGTGAAACCTCGGGAGCCATTTTCGGGCTAAGattgtggtggtggtggtgatgatggttgtgatggtgatggtggtggtggtgatggtgatggtgatggtgatggtgatgctTCGAATGGGGACTAGGTGAGGGTGATGGAGATTTGGTGCTACTATCACTGCTGTTTGGCAAGAAAGATGACAGACGAACTTGCTTGACCTTACCAAATATGGTATTATTCAGGCCAAGGTTTTTCGAGCGTGAACCTGTGATGGTATCAGTCAGTTGTTTCAACCTTGGGCTTGAATTTGAAGTCCCGACTCTTAGCAAAACTGATGAGTGAACAGTTGTCGGGGGAGACACGGTCGACCCTTCTGAGTTCGATAAGCTTACATACAAATTCTGCATTCAGGTAAAATCCATGTTTCAGAACAATCTAACTCAAGGCATTAACAGTTGCTAATGAATTCATAACTTCAACATGATTGAaagatttagaaaataatgtaTTGTGATAGAAATGACAAACCTCGTATGGTGCGAGATTCAGCCCATTTTTGAGTTGACTAGCAAGGGTATTGAAGTTTATCTGTATCTGGTGAATAGAGTAGTTTAGGGTAAAGTTGAAAACAATCTTGAATTTCTGCAGAGGGAAAGCACTTTGTGGTGGAATCACAGTGATTCCTCCTGGAAATTTTAGCACTTCAAAAAGGAAGGTTTCCCCAAACAAGGATTTTGTAAGCTGGAGAGTAGATTGATTTATGAGCACCGATTCAAACATCTCTTTGATAGAACTCAGGGACAGAGGTAAGATTTCTCGGTATCCAGTATCAGGGTCAATTCCAAACACAACCTTTGTTATGTTCAATTCATCTGACGGCTCAACAGCCAGGATAGTTACCTATTGTTTCATTAGAGCCAAGTTAGATCAGAAGAGAAACGAGATGACAAAACGAATCagaaacaataatttaaaagttaagaaaaagatgaaaacatcATACTTTGATGGAAATGTAGCTCATCTCTTGAAAGATGTCATTCTGAAGCTGCAATGTATTTTCATTAAGAAAAGAAGCCGATCTATTGATGCTAAAACTGGCCACTATAGCATGACCTGCATCAAAATGTGAGAAACAATTAACAAGGAACGAATATCCTAACAGTGATCGATAACCATATCCATGACCCTAAAACCTATAAATCAGAGTATTGATCATCCATTTTCCCTGAGTTAAAACTTGTAAGAAGATGTCTTCTCTTCACTACTCATGGAAAATTTACAGGTGTCTCAAGTGAAAGCCAAGACAGAGTCACTGAGATATGAACACGCATCACTACTAATAATGTCAAGTAACTATGATTCAGGATAGCTTTAAAAAGGTTCACAGATTTATTTCTCCTCAATAACATAATCTTCCTATCTAAAAACTTCAAAGAGGAAGCAGTTTTGACTCATCCCTGACCATTAAAGCACAAATCACAGTCAAAATCTCATTCCCAAAATAGCT from Arabidopsis thaliana chromosome 3, partial sequence includes these protein-coding regions:
- a CDS encoding F-box associated ubiquitination effector family protein (F-box associated ubiquitination effector family protein; FUNCTIONS IN: molecular_function unknown; INVOLVED IN: biological_process unknown; LOCATED IN: chloroplast; CONTAINS InterPro DOMAIN/s: F-box associated domain, type 3 (InterPro:IPR013187), F-box associated interaction domain (InterPro:IPR017451); BEST Arabidopsis thaliana protein match is: F-box and associated interaction domains-containing protein (TAIR:AT3G04660.1); Has 1263 Blast hits to 1238 proteins in 40 species: Archae - 0; Bacteria - 0; Metazoa - 0; Fungi - 0; Plants - 1261; Viruses - 0; Other Eukaryotes - 2 (source: NCBI BLink).), coding for MEEVKGKRTISNTWKLVTRSQTDPFEGMPLHLKEKILMKLKAKIISTFILLSKSWSSIVLNKDFTNMYLIIKFFESLNRPRLLLAVDDREINMQFFHSCSREDPSSDHQTVGCYPDSYPRIWYDFSPPVRGLICCLNNSTKVVIGNPTTCQFETLPRVRTKIYQEIFPFFGYDHVKDEYKVLCMTISDEYYSRSGNIVSKEHKVFTLGCKQKKWRMIECTINHYLTPGTQGIFSNGVIYYFARVNDDQSLMCFVVGSEKFSVVELPRPAVEVLANYGEKIAVTNLLYASNDRLFVWILEDASKQEWSNFCVLVPSWVDI
- the BZIP28 gene encoding Basic-leucine zipper (bZIP) transcription factor family protein (BZIP28; CONTAINS InterPro DOMAIN/s: Basic-leucine zipper (bZIP) transcription factor (InterPro:IPR004827), bZIP transcription factor, bZIP-1 (InterPro:IPR011616); BEST Arabidopsis thaliana protein match is: Basic-leucine zipper (bZIP) transcription factor family protein (TAIR:AT2G40950.1); Has 1906 Blast hits to 1391 proteins in 215 species: Archae - 0; Bacteria - 248; Metazoa - 700; Fungi - 222; Plants - 463; Viruses - 4; Other Eukaryotes - 269 (source: NCBI BLink).), with the translated sequence MTESTSVVAPPPEIPNLNPSMFSESDLFSIPPLDPLFLSDSDPISMDAPISDLDFLLDDENGDFADFDFSFDNSDDFFDFDLSEPAVVIPEEIGNNRSNLDSSENRSGDGGLEGRSESVHSQVSSQGSKTFVSDTVDASSSPESSNHQKSSVSKRKKENGDSSGELRSCKYQKSDDKSVATNNEGDDDDDKRKLIRQIRNRESAQLSRLRKKQQTEELERKVKSMNATIAELNGKIAYVMAENVALRQQMAVASGAPPMNPYMAAPPLPYQWMPYPPYPVRGYGSQTPLVPIPKLNPKPVSSCRPKKAESKKNEGKSKLKKVASISFIGILFFVFLFGTLVPFMNVNFGGERGSFGGLSKYDGHRYYDEHKGRVLMVGDGSDVRRNSGISEGNIHSSRISHGERDSCGGVDYNAHPKVEGRPSSLSNASDPLFASLYVPRNDGLVKIDGNLIIHSVLASEKARGLGKKNITETVKTKEPDLTIPGALSSALAVPGVRGNAAMLPHSTALSSEGKRLHQWFHEGGSGPLMDYSMCTEVFQFDIAPGAIVPSSVSSISAEHLQNVTTHGKRMKNRRILEGLPVSLVASELNITGTQPNKDAQNKTFNGNTNKPTSSSSMVVSVLLDPREVVDSETDRVVPPNPKSLSRIFVVVLLDSVKYVTYSCVLPRSGLHLVAT
- a CDS encoding zinc finger (C3HC4-type RING finger) family protein (zinc finger (C3HC4-type RING finger) family protein; BEST Arabidopsis thaliana protein match is: hydroxyproline-rich glycoprotein family protein (TAIR:AT3G56590.1); Has 18036 Blast hits to 9011 proteins in 812 species: Archae - 58; Bacteria - 3529; Metazoa - 8497; Fungi - 1587; Plants - 1132; Viruses - 68; Other Eukaryotes - 3165 (source: NCBI BLink).), whose translation is MGKTEDDVSLRVAGGEATGDSTVRNARCGCCKWISSFVGFKCLFVLLLSVALFLSALFLLLPFPMDREDSNLDPRFRGHAIVASFSINRSASFLNENTLQLQNDIFQEMSYISIKVTILAVEPSDELNITKVVFGIDPDTGYREILPLSLSSIKEMFESVLINQSTLQLTKSLFGETFLFEVLKFPGGITVIPPQSAFPLQKFKIVFNFTLNYSIHQIQINFNTLASQLKNGLNLAPYENLYVSLSNSEGSTVSPPTTVHSSVLLRVGTSNSSPRLKQLTDTITGSRSKNLGLNNTIFGKVKQVRLSSFLPNSSDSSTKSPSPSPSPHSKHHHHHHHHHHHHHHHHHNHHHHHHHNLSPKMAPEVSPVASPAPHRSRKRAPSAPPPCNPGNRVHFKEKRVQFSSTPAPAPSAGAPHHQLHSPAPISAAKSHIVPISAPLPHVVFAHAAQPPITEPREPHANEVAHPQPQSSSSAIEVLPAMPWIVLLMLIVAWLHE